In Pseudomonas sp. p1(2021b), the genomic window TTGCAGCGCCTGGTCAACGAGTAGCCGCGCGAAACGGGGGGCTGTCGGTGCACCTTGGGATGGGCTATGTTGCCCACGTACCTTTTCCCAGGTCGCTCAAAGGAGCTACGGCATGCCACCGTTCGTCATCCAGCACATCGACCATATTGTTCTACGGGTTCATGACCTGGACCGTAGCATCGCCTTCTACCGTGACCTGCTCGGTTGCCAGGTGAGCCGAACCCGGGAAGACCTGTGCATGGTGCACCTGGCGGCAGGCACGGCGTTGATCGACCTGGTGAGCCTCGATGGGCCGCTAGGGCGCCCAGGCGGGCCGGCGCCGAGCGGGCAGGGGCATAACCTGCATCACTTCTGCCTGCGCATCGAACCTTTTGATGAGCACGCCTTGGTCGACTACCTGCAAGCGGCCGGGGTCACCGTGGAACCTGCGGAGAAACGTTACGGCGCCGAGGGCGAGGGGCCCTCGCTGTATTGCTTCGACCCCGACGGCAATCAGGTCGAGCTCAAGGGGCCGGTGTCCTGTGAGCTGGCCCCGCGATAAGGGCCAAGTCCTTGCCAGACGACGGTAATCGGGCGCTGCTCCTGTGGTCTTGCGCAGCGATGGCTAAAAATACCCCGCGAAATCAATTGGTTATTAATTTTTTGTAAGAGGATGCCTTTGCCTTTGCCTTTGCTCTTGCTTGCGATGCGCGATAGCCCAGGCGCCGCCAAACGCG contains:
- a CDS encoding VOC family protein: MPPFVIQHIDHIVLRVHDLDRSIAFYRDLLGCQVSRTREDLCMVHLAAGTALIDLVSLDGPLGRPGGPAPSGQGHNLHHFCLRIEPFDEHALVDYLQAAGVTVEPAEKRYGAEGEGPSLYCFDPDGNQVELKGPVSCELAPR